Proteins from a genomic interval of Acetobacterium woodii DSM 1030:
- a CDS encoding DNA cytosine methyltransferase, with protein MYDFFSGCGGASSGFRKAGFEIALGIDIDNDASETFRQNFPEAEFINEDIRNLMPEDISEYVDTESKKLFCGCAPCQPFSKQNRNKTGEDMRINLLDEFYRFIDFYLPDYLFIENVPGIQNFKMGGSPLESFVHKLKECGYKIKTQVIAASDFGVPQIRKRLILIGALNKEVEFPSPTHGENRSLPETVFSDWVYDLPLLEAGETDPEDPDHCAAALTEKNLMRIRATPEGGGREDWIDDLKLDCHKNHIGHTDVYGRLSYDKKCSTLTTKCISYSNGRYGHPVEDRALSVREAACLQTFDRTFAFAGKLGSKAKQVGNAVPPLLAYNFGIVFNEMERSSD; from the coding sequence GTGTATGATTTCTTTTCTGGTTGTGGTGGCGCAAGTTCGGGTTTTCGAAAAGCTGGTTTTGAAATTGCATTAGGTATTGATATTGATAATGATGCATCTGAAACGTTCAGACAGAATTTTCCTGAAGCAGAATTTATAAATGAAGATATTCGTAACTTAATGCCAGAAGATATCAGCGAATATGTTGATACAGAATCAAAAAAACTATTCTGTGGTTGTGCACCTTGTCAGCCGTTTTCAAAACAGAATCGAAATAAGACAGGCGAGGATATGAGGATAAATTTACTTGACGAATTTTATCGTTTCATTGACTTTTACTTGCCGGATTACTTATTTATTGAAAATGTTCCTGGTATCCAGAATTTTAAAATGGGCGGAAGCCCATTGGAGAGTTTTGTACATAAATTAAAGGAGTGTGGTTATAAAATAAAGACCCAAGTGATTGCTGCGTCTGATTTTGGTGTGCCGCAAATCAGAAAAAGGCTTATATTGATTGGTGCTTTGAATAAGGAAGTTGAATTTCCATCACCGACACACGGCGAAAACAGGAGTCTACCAGAAACAGTATTCAGCGACTGGGTTTACGATTTACCCTTATTAGAAGCTGGTGAAACTGATCCAGAAGATCCTGATCACTGTGCAGCAGCATTGACAGAGAAAAATTTAATGCGAATAAGAGCAACACCTGAAGGTGGTGGCAGGGAAGATTGGATCGACGATTTAAAACTTGACTGTCATAAAAATCACATCGGTCATACGGATGTTTACGGACGGCTGTCATATGACAAAAAATGCAGTACATTAACAACAAAGTGTATCAGTTATTCAAATGGTCGATATGGTCATCCAGTGGAGGACAGAGCTTTAAGTGTGAGGGAAGCTGCCTGTCTTCAGACGTTTGATCGTACGTTTGCTTTTGCTGGTAAACTTGGTTCAAAAGCAAAACAAGTTGGAAATGCAGTTCCCCCACTGCTTGCTTATAATTTTGGCATCGTTTTCAATGAGATGGAAAGGTCCTCAGATTGA
- the dcm gene encoding DNA (cytosine-5-)-methyltransferase — MSKQVNLHFEEEIYGLLKECSEKYDISVQGVVREAVLHMLSNRKNVTGNGFKFIDLFAGIGGMRLAFEANGGECVFSSEWDKYCQKTYFENFGDLPVGDIRQVDEKEIPDHDILVAGFPCQPFSIAGVSKKNSMGRDHGFKDKTQGTLFFDVVRILDEKRPGAFLLENVKNLKSHDKGRTWEIIMKTLEELDYEVFPFVLDGQGFVPQHRERVYIVGFDRQKFGSEIAFDCLLNKPEKKPVLNDILEREVELKYTLSDKLWNYLQEYSRKHKQKGNGFGFGMPDRYGITRTLSARYYKDGSEILIYQEGKNPRRLTPRECARLQGYPEDFKIVVSDTQAYKQFGNSIVVPLVAEIASNMIDFIENPEGRDGNIQLKFDYFGESLKRRQPIQTGQTAHTSR; from the coding sequence ATGTCTAAACAGGTAAATTTGCATTTTGAAGAAGAAATATATGGCTTGTTGAAAGAATGCTCAGAAAAATATGATATCAGTGTGCAGGGGGTTGTGCGGGAGGCCGTGCTGCACATGCTCAGTAACAGAAAAAATGTCACCGGAAACGGGTTTAAATTCATCGATCTCTTTGCTGGTATTGGCGGAATGCGCCTAGCCTTTGAGGCCAATGGTGGTGAATGTGTTTTTTCAAGCGAATGGGACAAATACTGCCAGAAAACCTACTTCGAAAACTTCGGTGATCTACCAGTGGGGGATATCCGCCAGGTGGATGAAAAAGAAATTCCGGATCATGATATTCTGGTAGCTGGTTTTCCATGCCAGCCTTTTTCAATTGCCGGGGTATCCAAGAAAAACAGCATGGGTCGGGATCATGGCTTCAAAGATAAAACCCAGGGCACCCTGTTTTTTGATGTAGTCCGGATACTGGATGAAAAAAGACCTGGGGCTTTTCTGCTTGAAAACGTGAAGAACCTTAAAAGCCACGACAAGGGTCGAACCTGGGAAATCATCATGAAAACGCTGGAAGAGCTGGACTATGAGGTTTTTCCCTTCGTGCTGGATGGACAAGGATTTGTTCCCCAGCACCGTGAACGTGTATACATTGTCGGTTTTGACCGACAGAAGTTTGGGAGTGAAATCGCCTTTGACTGTTTACTGAACAAACCTGAGAAAAAGCCGGTACTCAATGATATTTTAGAGCGGGAAGTGGAACTCAAGTATACATTGTCTGACAAGTTATGGAATTATCTACAGGAATACTCACGTAAACACAAACAAAAAGGCAACGGTTTTGGTTTTGGCATGCCGGATCGATATGGTATTACCAGAACACTGAGTGCCCGATATTACAAGGACGGATCGGAAATACTGATTTATCAGGAAGGAAAAAATCCCCGTCGGCTAACACCGAGGGAATGTGCCAGACTGCAGGGGTATCCGGAAGATTTCAAAATTGTGGTGTCAGATACTCAGGCCTATAAACAATTCGGTAATTCGATCGTGGTGCCGCTGGTTGCTGAAATTGCCAGTAACATGATCGACTTCATTGAAAACCCTGAAGGCCGAGATGGGAATATCCAGCTGAAGTTTGACTACTTTGGCGAAAGTCTGAAAAGAAGACAGCCAATACAGACTGGTCAAACGGCTCATACTTCCAGATAA
- a CDS encoding very short patch repair endonuclease, producing MDKISTARRSANMSKIRSKETAPELFIRRALYKSNLRYRVNYKSIIGTPDLYFTRYSIAVFINGCFWHRHPNCRDATTPKTNTEFWQKKFSDNTQRDARTIATLRSSGIRILIIWECTIKKMMKSQPFCDEMLEVIIQFIKSSDFDYLEV from the coding sequence ATGGATAAAATATCCACCGCTCGACGTAGCGCAAACATGTCAAAAATCAGATCAAAAGAAACCGCCCCGGAGTTGTTTATCCGCCGAGCCCTGTATAAGAGTAATCTACGTTACCGGGTTAATTACAAATCAATTATTGGAACCCCAGATCTCTACTTTACTAGGTATTCTATCGCAGTATTTATAAACGGCTGTTTCTGGCATCGTCATCCAAACTGTCGCGATGCCACGACTCCTAAAACCAATACCGAATTCTGGCAGAAGAAGTTTTCTGATAACACCCAGAGAGATGCCAGAACTATTGCTACCCTGAGGTCATCTGGTATCCGCATCCTGATTATCTGGGAATGCACAATAAAAAAAATGATGAAAAGCCAGCCCTTCTGCGACGAAATGCTGGAAGTCATCATTCAATTTATTAAAAGCAGTGATTTTGATTATCTGGAAGTATGA
- a CDS encoding type II restriction endonuclease gives MKKGYLSQYFEAVAQKELSSVEVDKAISNQHEFNGAMTLKKIFGVTRKSYSAHFIYLNDADEWSIGEEGTLTWYDARENHPKRSEYRMYYSSTVAFSRASVGDTLFLALRPDKQILAIFTEKDSTIENQIRWLFGLEERAGTDYSVRADFDTEDNRLDFASTYILEQMGITIEEDGEQYLDLIIEKFDGIFPKTKEFSEFARSTVKMELEDNPDELILRWMEQEELLFRTLEKHLIRERLKTGFEDDVDAFISFSLSVQNRRKSRVGQALENHVECLLQNRGIQYDRTKITENKSKPDFIFPSISDYHNRDFSVERLTMLGAKTTCKDRWRQVLPEAERIKHKHLLTLEAAISENQTEEMIAHNLQLVVPKRLHQTYSAKQQAWLIDVNEFFELVEERQS, from the coding sequence ATGAAAAAAGGTTATCTATCACAATATTTCGAGGCAGTGGCTCAAAAAGAATTGAGCTCAGTGGAAGTGGACAAGGCGATCAGTAATCAGCATGAATTCAATGGGGCGATGACTCTGAAAAAAATATTTGGCGTAACACGAAAGAGTTATTCTGCCCACTTCATCTACTTAAATGATGCCGATGAATGGTCGATTGGGGAGGAAGGAACACTGACCTGGTACGATGCCCGGGAAAATCATCCGAAACGTTCCGAATACCGGATGTATTATTCATCAACTGTAGCCTTTTCTCGCGCTTCGGTTGGGGATACTCTATTTTTGGCGTTAAGACCGGATAAACAGATTCTGGCAATTTTCACTGAAAAAGATTCGACTATAGAAAATCAGATCCGTTGGCTGTTTGGGCTGGAAGAAAGAGCAGGTACGGATTATTCTGTCAGAGCTGATTTTGATACAGAGGATAACCGTCTCGATTTCGCGTCAACCTATATTCTTGAACAGATGGGTATCACCATCGAAGAAGATGGTGAGCAGTATTTGGATCTGATTATTGAGAAGTTTGATGGTATCTTTCCGAAAACAAAAGAATTTTCAGAATTTGCTAGGTCGACTGTAAAAATGGAACTGGAGGATAACCCGGATGAGCTCATATTGAGATGGATGGAGCAGGAGGAATTGTTGTTCCGCACTCTCGAAAAGCATTTAATCAGAGAGCGTCTTAAAACCGGATTTGAGGATGATGTGGATGCATTTATCAGTTTTTCGCTGTCAGTACAAAATCGGAGAAAGAGCAGGGTAGGTCAGGCTCTGGAAAACCATGTAGAATGTCTTTTGCAGAACAGAGGGATACAATATGACCGGACAAAAATAACAGAAAATAAATCCAAACCAGATTTTATTTTTCCATCAATCAGTGACTATCATAATCGGGATTTTAGTGTAGAACGTCTTACCATGCTTGGGGCAAAAACAACCTGTAAAGACCGATGGCGACAGGTTCTGCCGGAAGCAGAACGGATTAAACATAAACATCTGCTCACTTTGGAAGCCGCTATCAGTGAAAACCAGACTGAAGAGATGATTGCACACAACCTCCAACTTGTAGTCCCAAAACGGTTGCATCAGACCTACAGTGCTAAACAACAGGCTTGGCTGATAGATGTCAATGAATTTTTCGAATTGGTGGAAGAACGGCAAAGTTAG
- a CDS encoding NERD domain-containing protein, which translates to MSLFNTQSTPIFLKEESTTAEQIARLKELQEKATGKVKDDIAREINLASYGEIGEKNIAFELKNAGMPMYIIHDLHLQFEDLTAQIDYVVVTRKLIFFIECKNLYGNIEIDNQGNFVRSYPWNGRTIKEGIYSPITQNQRHLEVYKQLNRSNKKSLVMRIGFDKCFDKFHKSIVVLANPKTILNAKYAKKEVKDQVIRADQLIAFIKNAEKQSKELASSEKGMKELANGILGYHTPIPTDYTQKYEERIANQAETSVKQAPAAPIIVEKPPAPVPVLETAVPPLPQNDELVSKLKDFRLKQSRAENTKAYCVFTDKQMQDLLSKMPKTTDELLGVTGFGPVKVEKYGVAIIDLLNAGMRLS; encoded by the coding sequence ATGTCCCTATTCAACACTCAATCCACCCCGATCTTCTTAAAAGAAGAGTCCACCACCGCCGAGCAAATCGCTCGCCTCAAAGAACTCCAGGAAAAAGCCACCGGCAAAGTCAAAGATGATATCGCCCGGGAGATCAATCTGGCCAGCTACGGCGAAATCGGTGAAAAGAACATTGCCTTTGAGCTAAAAAACGCCGGCATGCCGATGTATATCATCCATGATCTCCATCTCCAATTTGAAGACCTGACGGCGCAAATTGATTATGTGGTGGTTACTCGGAAGCTGATTTTTTTCATCGAATGCAAAAACCTCTATGGTAATATCGAGATTGATAATCAGGGTAACTTCGTCCGGAGTTATCCCTGGAACGGCCGCACCATTAAAGAAGGGATTTATTCGCCAATTACCCAGAACCAACGGCATCTAGAAGTATATAAACAGCTAAACCGTTCAAACAAGAAAAGTTTGGTTATGCGAATTGGTTTTGACAAATGCTTTGATAAATTTCACAAGTCCATTGTTGTTCTTGCCAATCCTAAAACGATACTGAATGCCAAATATGCCAAAAAAGAAGTCAAAGATCAGGTAATCCGGGCCGATCAGTTAATTGCCTTCATTAAAAATGCGGAAAAACAAAGCAAAGAATTAGCGAGCAGTGAGAAAGGTATGAAAGAATTAGCTAACGGAATTTTGGGCTACCACACGCCTATTCCAACCGACTATACCCAAAAATACGAAGAACGCATCGCCAATCAAGCCGAAACCTCAGTCAAACAAGCGCCAGCAGCACCAATCATCGTCGAAAAGCCGCCGGCGCCTGTCCCAGTGCTTGAAACAGCAGTGCCACCATTACCCCAGAACGATGAACTGGTCAGCAAACTCAAAGACTTTCGGCTAAAACAAAGCCGGGCTGAAAATACCAAAGCTTATTGTGTGTTCACTGACAAACAAATGCAGGATTTACTCAGCAAGATGCCAAAGACTACGGATGAGCTGTTGGGAGTAACCGGTTTTGGTCCGGTAAAGGTCGAAAAATACGGGGTCGCGATTATTGATTTATTAAACGCGGGGATGCGTTTATCCTAA
- a CDS encoding NERD domain-containing protein encodes MFFILLELLLIGGSIALLIHQVKLKGYLGEKAVEKILTTLPKDQYVVYNNILLKTDYGTTQIDHIILSVFGVFVIETKNYQGWIFGNERDDYWTQNIYGKKARFKNPLLQNYGHVKAIEHVFTNFEALKIIPIVTFSGRSELKVNVNSKNVIKFSQLKDQIGSYTLKMMNFETVLKMGEILTHNNIDSKENRIEHNTKIKSNIKNNNIKIANKICPRCGGNLVNRNGKYGHFIGCSNYPKCRFTKKI; translated from the coding sequence ATGTTTTTTATATTACTCGAGCTGTTATTAATCGGCGGCTCAATCGCATTATTAATTCACCAAGTCAAGCTGAAGGGTTATCTGGGGGAAAAGGCTGTCGAAAAAATCCTGACAACTTTACCAAAAGATCAGTATGTAGTTTACAATAATATTTTGCTTAAAACCGATTATGGGACGACTCAAATTGATCATATCATTCTTTCCGTATTTGGGGTATTTGTGATTGAAACCAAAAATTATCAAGGCTGGATTTTCGGAAATGAAAGAGATGACTATTGGACACAGAATATCTATGGAAAAAAGGCCCGGTTTAAGAATCCGCTTCTGCAGAATTATGGCCACGTCAAAGCCATCGAGCACGTTTTTACGAATTTTGAGGCATTAAAAATCATTCCGATCGTAACTTTTTCAGGAAGAAGTGAGCTGAAGGTGAATGTGAATTCGAAAAACGTGATCAAATTTTCGCAATTAAAAGATCAAATCGGATCATATACATTAAAGATGATGAATTTTGAAACAGTGCTGAAGATGGGTGAAATCTTAACTCATAACAATATTGACAGTAAAGAAAACCGGATTGAACACAATACAAAAATCAAAAGCAATATAAAAAACAACAATATAAAAATAGCCAATAAGATTTGTCCCCGATGTGGGGGAAACTTAGTCAATCGAAATGGTAAATATGGTCATTTTATCGGTTGCAGTAATTATCCGAAATGCCGATTTACAAAAAAAATCTAA
- a CDS encoding EFR1 family ferrodoxin (N-terminal region resembles flavodoxins. C-terminal ferrodoxin region binds two 4Fe-4S clusters.) yields the protein MKYTTFYFSGTGNTRWAVSELAKFIQQKGHQAELVSIDKGAQLKDEQIRTIVTDSDAIGFANPIYGGDIPPIMRAFLNRVMDLIGPLPSQKNTYVINTYGYANAFGPQETQKLLAGSGLTLTAYVNIQLCNNVTSNKPLDRAKLAKRMERGCHELNHLADCLIAGRKRIKGHGPQLLIGAMIRKKVPEAIAKFYQTLGVDGATCTRCMVCIKNCPTGSIRQQGDQFIFSSGCTACMRCYNFCPTGAITIDGVVANPDKFPRYQGPNS from the coding sequence ATGAAATATACAACCTTTTATTTTAGTGGCACCGGCAACACTCGCTGGGCCGTGTCGGAATTGGCTAAATTTATTCAGCAAAAGGGCCATCAGGCTGAGCTGGTTTCCATCGATAAAGGAGCGCAGCTCAAAGATGAGCAAATCCGGACGATTGTTACGGATTCTGATGCCATTGGTTTTGCCAACCCCATTTATGGCGGCGATATTCCGCCAATCATGCGGGCATTTTTAAACCGCGTAATGGACCTGATCGGGCCGCTGCCAAGCCAAAAAAACACCTACGTCATCAATACCTATGGTTATGCCAATGCCTTTGGCCCCCAAGAAACGCAAAAACTACTGGCCGGTTCAGGCCTGACGCTAACGGCTTACGTCAACATTCAGCTCTGCAATAATGTTACCAGCAACAAACCGTTAGACCGAGCCAAGCTGGCTAAACGGATGGAACGAGGCTGTCATGAACTGAACCACCTGGCCGATTGCCTGATCGCCGGCCGTAAACGAATCAAAGGTCACGGACCGCAGCTGCTAATCGGTGCGATGATCCGCAAAAAAGTGCCGGAGGCGATTGCCAAATTTTATCAGACCCTCGGTGTCGACGGTGCTACGTGCACCCGTTGCATGGTCTGTATTAAAAACTGCCCCACTGGCAGTATTCGGCAGCAGGGCGATCAGTTTATTTTTTCATCCGGTTGCACCGCCTGCATGCGTTGCTACAATTTTTGCCCCACCGGCGCCATCACTATCGACGGCGTGGTCGCCAATCCGGATAAGTTTCCCCGTTATCAGGGACCAAACTCTTAA
- a CDS encoding hybrid sensor histidine kinase/response regulator, producing MTNPEPETDRQSDLTKLMLTIFTETNCWKGGIYLLKNEDFIQEFVEEAREHLDNFERILLTDLADISAEQINDAFRAVHSIKGTAGFFGLTKIVAIAHSMETMLDFVNRKKIALSDAEIDLLLEAKDRLKVLVHDVKNSEVYPIDDILAKLQLTEANFLHQDVKKSYVINDQLPQEASQFFAIFDFDQDILAKITSFRKFGHHIYGIEMALTEQYLESGGGLEAIVDNFISVVNAIVMISLEGDLITVADLKSGNCNNRNILILASSILDESLLLQVIGLPANCVHVLTENDEKMVTDQPLVPSDLDATEKKQTELRPTDINEGSESLRVNIKLLDDLMNLASELVLGRNRLLTLLEPEKKVIAGLPQVLQNVDRLTSSIQEKIMLTRMQPVGTLFNRYPRLIRDLSKKLNKKLELHIEGGEVELDKSILEGLSDPLVHLLRNAADHGIESATIRKQKGKNEIATITLKASYEGSVVNIEISDDGSGIDFEKISKIALEKKLYSENELNAMSEKELAKILFNPGFTTADHLSEVSGRGVGMDVVRNNLEKMGGSIEITTKSGQGTNIKLTMPLTVSIIQSLVVSSNQIKMVIPQADVQETIKLKKESLNEKIEAINGKYFYRLRDELLPVVYLYDLWNPEQSARAEQDHKIVVLKLGHHRFGLLVEVLMGNEETLIKPLPGILKECGIYSGLTIMGDGKVAPILDIAGIAKKMALVHETKTKPQTQSEQNELKAVISNDNEDFILFRGSGNEILALNIALIKRIDKIKKTEIEQIGDHYYITRDNQPLRVIKPEDYLAINRRDNDSDDYYVITPKLVPRPIGILAHEIIENVSFEPILDSQRLIMNGIFGAAVFQEKMILIVNLYALLECVEPESFTFVPSPHSVGRKILLVEDSPFFQKVEQNYLESGGYQVTLAANGLEALAILANEKIDVVLTDIQMPLLNGYELLQKIRQKPAYDGIPIVAISALTGALNRDKGLASGFDRYEYKLDRESLLQTLDDVITVTNRGE from the coding sequence ATGACCAATCCGGAACCGGAAACAGATCGGCAATCCGATTTAACTAAGTTGATGCTAACCATTTTTACGGAAACAAACTGCTGGAAGGGGGGGATTTATTTGCTTAAAAACGAAGACTTTATTCAGGAATTTGTTGAAGAAGCCCGCGAACATCTCGATAATTTCGAACGAATATTATTGACGGATCTGGCCGATATCAGTGCTGAACAGATTAATGATGCATTTCGCGCGGTCCATAGCATTAAAGGCACCGCCGGTTTTTTTGGTTTAACCAAGATTGTTGCGATTGCCCATTCAATGGAAACAATGCTGGACTTCGTTAATCGAAAAAAAATCGCCTTAAGTGACGCTGAAATTGACTTACTGCTGGAAGCGAAAGATCGCTTAAAAGTTTTAGTTCATGATGTCAAGAACAGTGAAGTCTATCCCATTGATGATATCCTTGCGAAATTACAACTCACCGAAGCCAATTTTTTGCATCAGGATGTAAAAAAAAGTTATGTGATTAATGACCAATTGCCTCAAGAAGCCAGTCAATTTTTCGCTATTTTTGATTTTGATCAGGACATACTGGCAAAAATAACATCATTTCGAAAATTCGGACATCATATTTACGGGATCGAAATGGCGCTTACCGAACAATATCTGGAGAGCGGCGGGGGGCTTGAGGCAATCGTCGATAATTTCATTTCGGTCGTCAATGCGATTGTGATGATCAGCCTGGAAGGTGATCTGATTACTGTCGCTGACCTAAAAAGCGGTAACTGCAACAACCGTAATATCCTAATATTGGCTTCAAGTATTTTAGATGAAAGTCTTTTGCTCCAAGTGATCGGACTCCCGGCGAATTGCGTTCATGTCTTAACCGAAAATGACGAAAAAATGGTGACCGATCAGCCCTTGGTCCCGAGTGATCTCGATGCAACTGAAAAAAAGCAAACTGAGTTGCGTCCGACGGATATCAATGAAGGCTCAGAAAGTCTTAGGGTCAATATTAAGTTGCTTGATGATTTAATGAACCTGGCCAGTGAACTGGTATTAGGACGAAATCGCCTACTGACCCTGCTGGAACCTGAAAAAAAAGTAATTGCGGGGCTCCCGCAAGTGCTCCAAAATGTTGATCGCTTAACGAGTAGTATTCAGGAAAAAATTATGCTGACCCGGATGCAACCGGTGGGAACTCTGTTTAATCGCTATCCGCGGTTAATCAGAGATCTGTCTAAAAAACTCAATAAAAAACTTGAGTTGCACATTGAAGGTGGTGAAGTTGAACTTGATAAGTCCATTCTGGAAGGGCTAAGTGATCCGCTGGTGCATTTACTAAGAAATGCGGCGGATCATGGCATTGAAAGTGCGACAATCCGCAAGCAAAAAGGCAAAAATGAAATCGCTACGATCACTCTTAAAGCGAGTTATGAAGGCAGTGTTGTCAATATTGAAATTAGTGATGATGGCAGTGGGATTGATTTTGAAAAAATTTCAAAAATAGCTCTCGAAAAAAAGCTTTATAGCGAAAATGAACTCAACGCCATGTCAGAAAAAGAGCTGGCAAAGATTTTATTTAATCCCGGTTTTACGACAGCGGATCACCTCAGTGAGGTATCCGGCCGCGGGGTCGGTATGGATGTGGTTCGGAATAATCTCGAAAAAATGGGCGGCAGTATAGAAATTACGACGAAATCTGGTCAGGGTACTAACATTAAACTGACAATGCCGTTAACAGTTTCGATTATCCAGTCATTAGTAGTATCTTCAAATCAGATAAAGATGGTGATTCCGCAAGCAGATGTCCAAGAGACAATTAAGTTAAAAAAAGAGTCCTTAAATGAAAAAATCGAAGCAATCAATGGCAAATATTTCTATCGACTCCGGGATGAACTCCTCCCGGTTGTCTACCTTTATGATTTATGGAATCCGGAGCAGTCCGCCCGGGCCGAGCAAGATCATAAAATTGTCGTGCTCAAGCTCGGGCATCATCGCTTTGGCTTATTGGTCGAAGTGTTAATGGGAAACGAAGAAACGTTGATTAAGCCGCTGCCGGGAATTCTCAAAGAATGCGGCATTTATTCCGGATTGACAATTATGGGAGATGGGAAAGTCGCACCGATTCTTGATATTGCCGGAATTGCCAAAAAAATGGCGCTCGTGCACGAAACAAAAACTAAGCCGCAAACGCAAAGCGAGCAAAATGAATTAAAAGCCGTGATCAGTAACGACAATGAGGATTTTATCTTATTTAGAGGCTCTGGAAATGAAATTTTGGCTTTAAATATTGCCCTGATTAAACGCATTGATAAAATCAAAAAAACAGAAATAGAGCAAATCGGCGACCATTATTATATCACCCGAGACAACCAACCCTTAAGAGTGATCAAACCAGAAGATTATCTGGCAATTAATCGTCGCGACAACGACAGCGACGACTATTATGTCATCACACCCAAACTAGTACCTCGGCCGATTGGCATTTTAGCACACGAAATTATTGAAAATGTTAGCTTTGAACCAATTCTGGATTCGCAGCGATTGATAATGAACGGAATCTTTGGGGCGGCTGTTTTTCAAGAAAAGATGATCTTAATCGTTAATCTTTACGCTTTATTAGAATGTGTTGAGCCAGAATCTTTTACCTTTGTGCCATCACCGCACTCCGTCGGCCGAAAAATTCTTTTAGTCGAAGATTCACCGTTTTTTCAAAAAGTTGAGCAAAATTATCTTGAAAGCGGCGGTTATCAGGTGACCCTTGCTGCCAATGGTTTGGAAGCACTGGCGATCCTGGCAAATGAAAAAATTGATGTGGTTTTGACCGATATTCAAATGCCGCTGCTTAATGGCTATGAGCTGCTCCAAAAAATCAGGCAAAAACCGGCCTATGACGGCATCCCGATTGTGGCGATCAGCGCCTTGACGGGAGCACTCAATCGGGATAAGGGTTTGGCCAGCGGCTTTGACCGATATGAATACAAATTAGATCGGGAAAGCTTGTTGCAGACACTTGATGACGTTATAACGGTTACCAATAGAGGTGAATAA
- a CDS encoding chemotaxis protein CheW, giving the protein MLKILCFKSGNNLYGIETKYVKEINRNPEITVIPLAPPTVAGMINLRGQIVSLLDFEMLFGCPTTHLKRHSIVLKKEPGETDMMALLVEQAADVIDVDEAVCEPPTPALVNVYGSTIKFIAKLKHELLIIIDKENLL; this is encoded by the coding sequence ATGTTAAAAATTCTCTGTTTTAAGTCAGGAAATAATCTGTATGGCATTGAAACGAAATATGTCAAAGAAATCAATCGCAATCCCGAAATAACGGTTATTCCGTTAGCGCCACCAACAGTAGCCGGAATGATTAATTTACGTGGTCAAATCGTTAGTTTGCTGGATTTTGAGATGCTTTTCGGTTGCCCGACAACACATCTCAAAAGGCATTCGATTGTCCTCAAAAAGGAACCGGGCGAAACGGATATGATGGCTTTACTGGTTGAACAAGCAGCAGATGTGATTGACGTTGACGAAGCAGTCTGTGAGCCACCAACGCCAGCTTTAGTCAATGTCTATGGCTCAACGATTAAATTCATTGCCAAACTAAAACACGAATTACTGATTATTATTGATAAAGAGAACTTATTATAA